Genomic segment of Apostichopus japonicus isolate 1M-3 chromosome 8, ASM3797524v1, whole genome shotgun sequence:
GTTAATTTCTTCAGCTTCGTCAAGCCTTCCGTAATATCAGAAGATCCCTCCTCGGCATCTTGAGTGTCTTGGTCCTGCTCTTTTTGGTCATCGGTTTGTTCGCCTTACTGGCCAGAGAAATTTTTGAAGATGAGTGAGTAATTTTTTACTTGATGAGCTTatgaaaaaaaactttcctCTGACTTAAAAAACTTTGAGTGCATCTGATTGGGTATTTGTGAAAAATTTATCACATGTTCTTTTGGAAGTGAGAATGACATGAAACTTTTTACCACAAGAATCTTTGAGAGAAGGGGGTCTGATTAATTCTAGAGCCATTTCAAGCAATATCTGTTTGCTGatcatattaaataaatatcacCAATATTCCTCAAAACTGTAGATCTTTGTCTCACaattaattaacatttttaGTGCTTCAGATGTGACACTATATCTCCAAGTTATTGGAACTTTAAGGGAAACTAaaaatttcaagtttaaatttttttgatACATATGTGAGATGGAGACTTAGTTATTGGGTCAACTGGTTCCAGTTTTAAAATGGGTAATTCCTGAATTGTATAAGAATATTAAATTCATGGTAGAGGTTTGTCTGGATATCCATACTTCAGTTTATATGTGAACATTTCGTTAGTTTTATCAAAGACAGCTTTGGGGAACTGTAAAACATACCAGAAAGATTTTATCAGCACAATTGCTTCTATAGGCCTAAATACATCTCcagttatcatttttttttaaattggtaaGCTTGCTCCTGAAAAGGATGTAATAAATCTGCAAAATGAGtgaaaatttcttttcaaaggACTAAGGAAGGGACCATGGTGTGGATTAAAAGGTATtgttgatgtatgacaatgtcACTTGGGCTAATTCAATGCATTTTTTTATCTTCCTTTATTGCATTTATATTTCATCAAGCTCAGCTGTGAAACAGAAATGCCTACtatttggaatatttctttTTCCGTGTTTATATATAGTGTCCTTTTGAAACCAGATGCATCCAATTATATGTCAGATTATTTTGAGAACTTTTGGGATCTCTACGTACTTGTGACAACAGCGAATAGTCCTGACATCATGTGAGTTAACATCAATCAATTGTTTTGTAAAGAtctcagttatatatatatattgctttacaTATATGTGATGATCATAGCAAGTTGCTCCCCAGCATTAACAACTGGCACATGGTTATCACTGAGTAATTAAATTGGAAATCATGAGGGAATCTTTCAACCAGATTAGAGTTTGAACCACTGATCTTAGGGATAAAACTCATCCTGATTTTTATCCCTCCCCagtgatatattttattcagtcTTTCATACTTATCAAATGGTGTTATGGTTGTCATCATGCTAGAAATCAGGTTTGATGGCTTATAGTCATGCACTGTCAATATAATCAACTCTTAGTAGGTAAGTAATTAAGAGTAGGCTAGgtagtatgtatgtgtgttaacTGATGAAAGGCGATTGTGGATTCATATTAATGGGGTATGTACTGTGTATGTTCTCTGTGGTATAGCTAAAGccatatttatatcatattaaaCCAGGTTTGGTAATCTTTATACATTACAATGACAAATTGATAAGTACATATCAGTGAAAGTCTATTACATGGCGACAACTTAATGTATTATACTGTACCAAATAGTGTATGTGTGTTATCACTGAGAACCAAATTGAATTTTGTTGAAGAAATCCTAGCTATTACTAACATAAGACTTTTGTTTTAATAGGAAAGTGTTCTGGTTTCTCCGGTATAACTTGGACTCTCCTTTGAGATTGATTGAGTAGTAAATTTGCTTTGCGACAAGACTAATATCAGGCTAGAATCTTGAAAGAAACTGAtaaaactgtattttttttgtCCTCATAGGATGCCAGCTTATGATGCCAGTCCATGGTACATGTTATTCTACATCATATATGTGATACTGTGTATCTACATCTTCATGAGCATATTCTTGGCTGTGATATATAAAGACTACAGGAAACATTTGAAGGTATATACCAATCAGTCGCTCTAGATAATATTCAATCTGTATTGAttcttttcatatatttcaaAGATTTTGTGTTGTAACTTATTAATATGCAGCTCATTAACAAAAGTACACAGATATGCACTTACCATGacaattaaagtaaatttcctTCTAAACTTGTcagttttgtaaatttgtacaaGTTTATTAATAGTTGTACAGTAAATGTCAGAGTAAGgcttttgtataatagttgtTGTCTGTGATATTCCCTTCTGTGCTACAGTTTTCTGGGAAGATTAACAGCATGCtatcatttctatttgttttacaatccAGCATCTAGTATGTTACAAacttttataataatttcaCTTTATCTTGCCTGGTGGATTTTTGTAATGATTTGTCATGTCATTTCTTCTTGATCTGACAAATTACCATAAATATTCTAACACAAAATCTTATTGAAAGATCCATAATACAGAAATGGGaagtaaacatttcaaatatatctCAGTTCTAGGATTCTAACCGAAATGTTTATAACAAGCAAAAGGCATTTTTGAATTCACTGCATGAAAGCAGCACAAACTCCGTACAAAGTAGAGTTATCTGATGATACTGATTTAACATTAACAGATTGTCCAGCAATACTACTTTAATTCCCAACTATTTCCTACTCTTCTAGTCTCCATACTATTTtaccactgtttttttttttttttttttaataaacgtTCGTACATTTTCCTTCTTCATACCTTTAGGTTTAACTTTTTAACATATGATTTCAGAATGCAGTGAATTGCTGTCAAGTGTACTAATCCCCTTGTGGGATTATTTAAGTTAGCAATTATGGGAAATTTTATCCAGCACGAGCATGAACAATGTTGCTACATGTCCGTTAGATTCCTGTAAGTGTAGTACTTGTGCATAAGACAGTGCTGCAGGTGGTCTAATGTTCAAACCGTTTGACCATATGTCGTATTTTAATTTATTCCAGAACGAAGTACAGAAGAGCGTGTTTGTGAAGCGCCGCAACTTGGTATATGCATGGGACCTCTTGAAAGTATGGAGAGGTGGTGCTTTTGTGATGCCGTGGCAACGGTGGCACGCCCTGATGAAAAGTGTTGAGCCTTCGAAAAGTATTCTTCAACTAAAGCTCATTTGGAAGGTTCTGGATAAAGATGAGGATAATAACATAGGTACTAGCTGAATAACtcaaactttaaattttcataaaatactgaaaaatattgtttgtatATACAAAGACAGAGCTCTACATGTGTGTACTTGTGCTATtcatttttctcctttttttatttttttaataataccAGATAAGTTGATTCcattgatgttgttgttgttgttattgttattgttattatttttttgggggggagggtcaATTACATGGGGACATTGGTTCAATTAAAAATAATCTTCAAAATATATGTATTCTGGTAGAGGATCATTGTGGATATTTCTTCACTTGCATGTCATGTTCTCTTTAATTTGTTCACAACATTTGACAGACAAGAGAGCATTTATGAAGACAGCAGATATCCTCaatgtgaaaattattgaaaaatcaAGATATGTACCAATTTGGGAGAAGCATTTTCCTAGAGTTTACAACTCAGCAGCTAGCCAGATTATCGTCAAAGGAATAAAACACAAGTAAGTTTTATTATTACTGAAAAGAGTATATGGCATTTATGAAAAATTATTTATGCAGTAAGACACATACTTTCATTTCACAGACTTCTCAGACTTTGTTGGAGAGATATTGTTGATGCCATCTCTAAAGAAACTGTAAATTTGTTCTCTATCTTGATGAACAAACAGGACAGTGTAAGATTAGCTCTTGTAGTTACCAAATAGGTTGACCTCATAAATGTACATGAAAAATTTACAATGGGTAGCTGAACAATCTAAATCAGTAAAAAGATTAATTTTGTGTTTGCCTAAAAACACTACCCAAGactaaaatgtaaataattttaaaagaaaaatgttgatattatctTGAATATGTTTCTAATATGTGTCATAATTTAATGTAGTTTGTTTGTAAGATGTCAAGGAAATGTGCCATAACTATATTTAAAGACTCAAAATAGGATATGAATGTATCTGAAGTCACAAGCATTGACTCAAAAGTTAACATGTACTagctaaaaaaataataaacttgtTCAAAACATCTATTTCTCTGGAGTTCTGAATTTCAAATAATTCCAATATGTCTCATTGAATGGAAATGTTTTCTCACATTGGCACAGTAaaatgctcccccccccccctttgggcTGAAAGGGTGCACATGAGGGACCATTATTAACTTGGAGGGATTATATTAATGCCACATATGGTTGATTACATTCAACCAGAATTGTCTTTACTAAAGTTAGTAACAACTGTAATGATACAATATTATGTGCTTGCTGTTAACTAACATTTAATGAATATCTCATCGTTCTCCCCAGGTTTTTTGGGTGGTTCTTTGACCTTCTGATCATCCTCAATGCCGGGTTGATCGCATTCCGCATCTCATCAATTGAGTGGTTCTTTCTGACCATTTTCAGTCTGGAAATTGTCTTCAAATTGTATGCTTTGGGGTTTTACCGGTATTTTACAAATCCCTGGGATGTGTAAGTATACCTGAAAAACATTGTGCAGTAAATTTAGAGTGGTTTATATGAGGCTTTTAGATTTAAATTATACAGATATCTACCACAGTGTAAAATTGAAAGTGATACTCTGGGCAACAAAATCCTACATGCATTGTTTCCAGATCAGATGAAATGTAGCTGTTTGCCAGAAAGATTCATGAATTGAATTCAAACTACATATCCTCTTGCTGAGAAACTGACCGATCCACATTACcatttttgaccaaaaaaagaaaatccatATTTATccacttttaaaaaaaatttaccaCTTAAAACCTATGATATAGAACCTTACATGCAAGTGGCATGTGGAAAGGAAATCTGAGGAATGccatttaaaaaatgtaaattaagtgTAACATATCCTTTTTAATGTTAAAACTTCTTGGTCTGACCATTTACCATTTACATCAGAACATTTTATTCTGTAAAGTAGAAAAACAATTTACCAAATGGTCAAAGAAACAAGTTTGTACTGctacatactttttttttcaatttgttttaattaaagttAGAGATAGCgagagatattttttttttttatattcaagtCTTTGAGTATACACTTTACAGTTCAACAATTCCTGTAGTGTCCGATTCAAACAGTTTTTTACTttatgaattattgtattatatatgatGATGGTTTATTGATTGTAACTCTTTCTGAATGCTGGCTTTATATAGTTACAGATGATTTCTGCACAACTATATCCTTTACTTTTGCATATGATTTATTACAGGTTTGATTTTACTGTCATCGTCCTTGCTGTTATTCTCTCCATCGCAGCCAAGGCAGCTAAAGATAGCAGTAAGATtcttgttattttcatttctgaaTTTTTCTAAGTTTTCTACAATATTCTACGTCAACTCTTTTGTTGCTTGGCAGGATCTTTCTCGGAACCCAATTTAGCTTTACACtttcaaaatattctttttgAAACTTCTGTATTTGTTTCAGACACGCTTGAACAGAGATCATTAGACATCATTCTTGTTCTGAGGGTGTTGAGACTGGTTAGGATATTTAATAACTTTGAAAAGTAAGTAACTCATTTAAAGAAAGTTTGTCATAAGTATAAAAAATTGTTTGGTGTAGAATAAGTGCCTTTTACTAAGATTTATGGAAGCTATCAACGATTCATATTTGATTCCTGTTAATGTGTTTTCTgactgttttattttcttttagggaggggggaggggttgagaGAATTATTTTGAGGGCCAGGTCATTTATATCATGTGTATCTGCATAAGATAACATAGGAATTAACATTGAATTCAGGTAACACACAATATCTATAGTTCCTGAATTCTTGAAGATATGAAAGAATTTTACTTCATTTGTGAAGGGAGCAGAACCAATGCATATGTAACTAACAccacaaaaacatatttttgtttgaaaaaaaaaaacccaccagGTTCCAGGTGATCATGAAAACTCTCCGTAATATTGGCCCTTCCATATTCTCCTTTGGAGGTGTTATATTGGTAAGTTTACAAATAATAGCTAATTAGTGGCATTCTCTGATCACTCATTAGTTTACCAGTTTATGCTGTTTGAAGTTCAGATGCATGAGAGACAGTTTCACATTTATTGCACATCAGAAGCAGAAGACTGGACTAATTCTGATATAACTAGCATTTTCGTTTTgtggttgtgtgtgtgtgggtaccCATATCCTAGATCATGCATGTCTTTGTGTGTGCttcggggagggggagggggtgggggggtttgGAGAGGTCATACAAACCTTCAGTGGCATTTATCCAGCTTATATGCTATGGTCAAGGTGTGTCTTATCAGCTTCTGAACATGAACTGTCaaggaaaaatatgaaatatttgttgagATTTACTGGCAATTTAGAACCCTGTGACTTAATACTTTGATTCAAGCGGAATTTTATATGATTAAATATGATTGGTATGCAAGACTCATATCATGGATAATGTACAAGTTTATAGGTAACCTAAAAGGAAGTGTGCAAGGACATGTAAACATGATGCGGTTTCAGCCTAAATGGAACCCACAAATATGATcacttaatttattttgatatccGACTTTCTCCATCTATTAAGAGTGACAAACCGGCCCCGGCCTTCATTCACATCCCCTTTACCAGGTTTGAAGACCTTTGGTGATCGTAGCTACCAACTCGTAGCACCTTGCTGGTGGAACTTACTTCCAGTACAATTAAGATCATTGGACTCTCAGCTCGAACATTTtttagcaagggcgtaggaaccgggggggggctgggggggcgccagcccccattgaaaaatatggggggccgaagtatcattccgccccctcGCTTcccaagtcagaaaacccctttttcatttccaaatgtgaaaaaaatctcatttggagcaccaaattgcatctaaggccaggtgaaaatgcaaaattatttacaaaatggagtgggtgttgaagtgtgttatattgcaccaaattgcatctgaggccacctggaaatgcaaaaaaattccaacccccactcaaaagtaccttcctacgccactgtttttTAGCATGCCATTTTAGCACTTTGCCAAACTATTCTATTTTCTAAGTATTATTAATTGGTCAATTTAACTTGGCAGCTGTAAAGTGCATTGAGCAAACCAGTCCTGGTTGGATTCTGTGCTATATAAGATTATTATTGTTGATAATAAACTATTATTTCCTTCAACAGGTCATCTACTATGTATATGCGATAATCGGAATGGAGTTGTTTGCAGGAAAGATCACATATTATGGCTACCCTTCTGAAGAAACAACAGAAACCTTTAACAAATCTTTGTTGTACTGCGGCAACCAAAAACTTAATGGAACCGAGTTTTATCGAGACCATTACTGCAATAATAACTTCAACAATGTGGCCAAGGCATACATTACCTTGTTTGAGCTGACCATAGTGAATCAATGGCATGATATCCTTTGTCTGATCAAGTGTTTCTTTCATGTTCATCCTTTTCCTGGACAATGTCTATAGGTACATAATGATCATACTTGTAGTGCAACAGCATAAGTAGTACATCTTCCCTCGTAAGGGTACAAGCACAAGTTATAATTGGAAGCATGAGTCTTTAATCCATGCTATTAGTATATAAACTagcttttcaaaatttcatgtGTACAAGTGACAGTACAAGCCATGCAGGCGAGTTCATGCAGGTTATATGCTAGGATACATTCAGGGATATGGACTCACTACAAGTGACAGTACAAAGCCATGCAGGCGAGTTCATGCagactatatactgtatgctaGGATACATTCAGGTATATGGACTCACTACAAGTGACAGTACAAAGCCATGCAGGCGAGTTCATGCAGACTATATACTGTTTGCTAGGATACATTCAGGTATATGGACTCACTACAAGTGACAGTACAAATCCATGCAGGAGAGTTCATGCagactatatactgtatgctaGGATACCTTCAGGTATGACAGTACAAAGCCATGCAGGCGAGTTCATGCAGATTATATGCTAGGATACATTCAGGTATATCAGCTCACTACAAGTGACAGTACAAAGCCATGCAGGCGAGTTCATACAGGCTATATCTGCTAGGATATACATTCAGGTCTATGAACTCACTACACAGCTGATTACGATTATGTGAAtgatagttatatatatgagttTATTAGTTCATGGAATACTATTTCACACATTTAGCTGAGATGGCTCACACACTTAAACTAAAGGATTCATTATCTGCATATTAAGAGTCTAAATTATCTTGAACATATTTGCCCAAAGTCACCATTATTGTCTGGATGGCTGTGGGATATATTAGTGTtgtaacaaccccccccccccccacccaacctgACCTGTGTATAAACCCATATATTGTTCTTTTATGTAATGCATAATTAATTAACCATTAACATTTTATACCACTCATTTAAGCATCTTTTATTTACATACTGTCTCAAATATATATCTTGCTATGTGAAGGATTTCAACTAGCACACTTGCTGAGATATGTACAACAACAAGCCTAATTTCTTTAACTCTGTCTCACTGATCACCAGTGGATTTGTTGCAGTTACTAGTAAAGCAGCAAGGTTATACTTTCTCTGCTTCCACATTACCTtggtcatcattattatcaagTAGGTATACCCATCGTATGTCCATCTTGGACACCATATTCCTTATATTTGAAGAGATTTCTAATGAGGGATCTAATAAAATTCATAGAGCTGCAGTTTAATGGTCAAATAGCAATTTTTTATACTGGATGACAACAGTTTTCATGTTTATAATTATGTTTCAACTTGTTTCCTTATCACACTCCTTCAGATCCTTCTTACAAACCTATTGTGTTCATTATATGGACTATTTTTAATCAAATCTCTCTCAACTTGCAAAAGTAGTTAATTCACAAATTAAATTGCATTTATTAAAATAACTAGTGAGataaatatagatatttatattgAAAGAAAAGAGTTCTGTATGGCTTTTTAATTAAGTTA
This window contains:
- the LOC139970907 gene encoding two pore calcium channel protein 1-like isoform X2, translated to MENHATSMYMPTEKAKHEHPSLVTKRSVKFTKKEDHPTVTINGLKEGIDQPDCPPVNDHDLHKATTFVKDAKAGRNFKFKLDKVSLDFYDTYNRWYFVYLLYFFLFVIMALALFEDPAITNLELPIWTTMTIEFVCLCYFLFRLAHSKRCMSGIFWMGDIKNWIVLSVSVITLIDMVVYVILINKGKPWIRIVRILRPLFMMNFKETKDLRQAFRNIRRSLLGILSVLVLLFLVIGLFALLAREIFEDDVLLKPDASNYMSDYFENFWDLYVLVTTANSPDIMMPAYDASPWYMLFYIIYVILCIYIFMSIFLAVIYKDYRKHLKNEVQKSVFVKRRNLVYAWDLLKVWRGGAFVMPWQRWHALMKSVEPSKSILQLKLIWKVLDKDEDNNIDKRAFMKTADILNVKIIEKSRYVPIWEKHFPRVYNSAASQIIVKGIKHKFFGWFFDLLIILNAGLIAFRISSIEWFFLTIFSLEIVFKLYALGFYRYFTNPWDVFDFTVIVLAVILSIAAKAAKDSNTLEQRSLDIILVLRVLRLVRIFNNFEKFQVIMKTLRNIGPSIFSFGGVILVIYYVYAIIGMELFAGKITYYGYPSEETTETFNKSLLYCGNQKLNGTEFYRDHYCNNNFNNVAKAYITLFELTIVNQWHVITSGFVAVTSKAARLYFLCFHITLVIIIINIFIAFILEVFMVEYSLSKSSFESEIEKKIEELGLRAKLTNLTPHMEVEDGPAGLSNEDLDLAKFQLGKSSNSVQSILQNMFEGELDEEDIGPTDIEDLDLLDPDQTDSAPFPFTLDNVV
- the LOC139970907 gene encoding two pore calcium channel protein 1-like isoform X1, coding for MENHATSMYMPTEKAKHEHPSLVTKRSVKFTKKEDHPTVTINGLKEGIDQPDCPPVNDHDLHKATTFVKDAKAGRNFKFKLDKVSLDFYDTYNRWYFVYLLYFFLFVIMALALFEDPAITNLELPIWTTMTIEFVCLCYFLFRLAHSKRCMSGIFWMGDIKNWIVLSVSVITLIDMVVYVILINKGKPWIRIVRILRPLFMMNFKETKDLRQAFRNIRRSLLGILSVLVLLFLVIGLFALLAREIFEDDVLLKPDASNYMSDYFENFWDLYVLVTTANSPDIMMPAYDASPWYMLFYIIYVILCIYIFMSIFLAVIYKDYRKHLKNEVQKSVFVKRRNLVYAWDLLKVWRGGAFVMPWQRWHALMKSVEPSKSILQLKLIWKVLDKDEDNNIDKRAFMKTADILNVKIIEKSRYVPIWEKHFPRVYNSAASQIIVKGIKHKFFGWFFDLLIILNAGLIAFRISSIEWFFLTIFSLEIVFKLYALGFYRYFTNPWDVFDFTVIVLAVILSIAAKAAKDSNTLEQRSLDIILVLRVLRLVRIFNNFEKFQVIMKTLRNIGPSIFSFGGVILVIYYVYAIIGMELFAGKITYYGYPSEETTETFNKSLLYCGNQKLNGTEFYRDHYCNNNFNNVAKAYITLFELTIVNQWHVITSGFVAVTSKAARLYFLCFHITLVIIIINIFIAFILEVFMVEYSLSKSSFESEIEKKIEELGLRAKFENNNFTDRTNLTPHMEVEDGPAGLSNEDLDLAKFQLGKSSNSVQSILQNMFEGELDEEDIGPTDIEDLDLLDPDQTDSAPFPFTLDNVV